In one Roseburia intestinalis L1-82 genomic region, the following are encoded:
- a CDS encoding helix-turn-helix domain-containing protein, producing the protein MGDKFTSRVGVLIRNFRIAAELTQKELAERCGLNESTIRNYELGNRYPDEATLLNIANHLNVSFFALSDPDVANIFSALHVLFDMEWAYGLRPTIKDGKVVLKFEERLPSAGSRPQEDLDSFKKMVEYWARLRDKLDDGEITESDYYKKEIRFPANPIDSDTSYSVSLDLADDDQMMVQEMIENEEVAEALKDLFPDFSYVKRKRKPKKD; encoded by the coding sequence ATGGGCGATAAATTTACCAGCCGAGTAGGCGTTTTAATCAGAAACTTCCGAATCGCAGCCGAACTTACCCAAAAGGAATTGGCTGAGCGATGCGGACTTAATGAGTCTACAATCCGAAACTACGAATTAGGAAATCGTTATCCCGACGAAGCAACTTTGCTTAATATTGCGAATCATCTTAATGTCAGCTTCTTTGCACTTTCAGATCCGGATGTAGCAAATATCTTCAGTGCACTCCATGTGTTATTTGATATGGAATGGGCATATGGATTGCGACCTACCATAAAGGATGGCAAAGTAGTATTAAAGTTTGAAGAACGGCTTCCAAGTGCCGGGTCTCGTCCGCAGGAGGATTTAGATTCATTCAAAAAAATGGTTGAGTACTGGGCAAGATTAAGAGACAAACTCGATGACGGAGAAATCACCGAAAGTGATTACTACAAGAAAGAAATCCGCTTCCCTGCAAATCCGATAGATAGTGATACATCTTACTCGGTATCTCTTGATTTAGCAGATGACGACCAGATGATGGTTCAGGAGATGATTGAAAATGAAGAAGTTGCAGAAGCATTGAAAGATTTGTTTCCGGATTTCTCATATGTAAAGAGGAAGCGGAAACCGAAGAAAGATTAA
- a CDS encoding site-specific integrase encodes MAVIKNQKTGMWEVRTYYKDWTGTRRQKTKRGFAKKSDALEWERAFKLKDELNINMKFADFVELYLSDIQPRIKYNSYLTKKHIIETKILPYFGHRKLNEIRPADVIQWQNEIMKLKKDNGEAYSPTYLKTIHNQLSAILNHAVNMYDLKDNVARKAGSMGKEESKEIMFWTQEEYQAFIEQVADKPISYYAFEILYWTGIREGELLALTPNDFDFTKKTLRINKSYQRLEGKDVITDPKTPKSNRVIVMPDFLALEIEDFISRLDGIRNDDRIFTISKSYLHHEMDRGAKLAGVKRIKIHGLRHSHISLLIHMGYSALAIAERVGHEAVDITYHYAHLFPTVQSDMAVHLDSEREELINVRKK; translated from the coding sequence ATGGCGGTTATTAAGAACCAAAAGACCGGAATGTGGGAGGTCAGGACTTATTACAAGGACTGGACTGGTACACGAAGGCAAAAGACCAAGAGGGGCTTCGCTAAGAAAAGCGATGCCCTTGAATGGGAAAGAGCTTTTAAGTTAAAGGATGAATTGAATATCAATATGAAATTTGCAGATTTTGTGGAACTGTATCTGTCAGATATTCAGCCAAGAATTAAATACAATTCTTACCTGACGAAAAAGCACATTATTGAAACAAAGATTTTGCCATACTTTGGACACAGAAAGTTGAATGAGATTCGTCCGGCGGATGTGATTCAATGGCAGAATGAGATTATGAAGCTCAAGAAGGACAACGGAGAAGCGTATTCTCCGACTTATTTAAAAACCATACACAATCAGTTGAGTGCCATCTTAAATCATGCAGTTAATATGTATGATTTGAAGGATAATGTGGCTCGAAAAGCTGGTTCTATGGGGAAAGAAGAGTCGAAGGAAATTATGTTTTGGACTCAGGAGGAGTATCAGGCATTTATTGAGCAGGTGGCGGACAAGCCAATCTCATATTATGCATTTGAAATTCTGTATTGGACAGGAATTCGTGAAGGAGAACTGCTGGCACTGACACCTAACGATTTTGATTTTACGAAGAAAACACTTCGCATCAATAAATCGTATCAAAGGCTGGAGGGGAAGGATGTAATTACAGATCCGAAGACACCGAAGAGTAATCGAGTGATTGTTATGCCGGATTTTCTTGCTCTTGAAATTGAAGATTTTATCAGTAGATTGGATGGCATTAGAAATGATGATAGGATTTTCACCATTTCAAAGAGTTATTTGCATCACGAGATGGACAGAGGCGCAAAGCTGGCAGGTGTTAAGAGAATCAAGATTCATGGACTCAGGCATTCACACATTTCACTGCTGATTCATATGGGCTATTCGGCACTTGCGATTGCTGAAAGAGTAGGACATGAGGCAGTTGATATCACTTATCATTATGCACATTTATTTCCAACGGTACAGTCAGATATGGCTGTGCATCTAGATTCAGAAAGGGAGGAGCTTATCAATGTCAGAAAAAAATAG
- a CDS encoding plasmid mobilization protein — protein sequence MSEKNRDAKNRWRTVTVAFRLSPEENEELTNRVKMCGCRTRQEYIIQSILHQKVVATGNPLMLVSFRQNLQHIEAELERLQKADDMDSELLTPIRTMLEILEAFRETPRTLAGMERLTASDED from the coding sequence ATGTCAGAAAAAAATAGAGATGCAAAAAACAGATGGAGAACGGTGACAGTGGCATTTCGCTTGTCACCGGAAGAAAATGAGGAACTTACTAACCGCGTAAAAATGTGCGGGTGCAGGACGAGACAAGAGTATATTATACAAAGCATTCTGCATCAGAAGGTTGTGGCTACAGGCAATCCGCTAATGCTGGTATCATTTCGGCAGAATCTGCAGCACATTGAAGCAGAACTGGAGCGGTTACAAAAAGCGGATGACATGGATTCGGAGCTGCTAACACCAATCAGAACTATGCTGGAGATATTGGAGGCGTTTCGCGAAACGCCTCGTACTCTGGCAGGTATGGAGAGGCTGACAGCCAGTGATGAAGACTAA
- a CDS encoding TnpV protein, whose amino-acid sequence MGQQTLFEKIGVQYEERDGLFYPLITLDIKDDGVNVGKYGHMWMQYLKSEYPQRYRSLLRFGELNQKAAEVNEVAYELLEDIETEWLQKHKPRNKNSFSEMYKLRTEARLIAEEVVLHDVVNCFH is encoded by the coding sequence ATGGGACAGCAAACATTATTTGAAAAAATAGGTGTTCAGTATGAGGAAAGAGACGGATTGTTTTATCCGTTAATCACATTAGATATTAAGGATGATGGTGTGAATGTTGGAAAATACGGGCATATGTGGATGCAATATTTAAAGTCAGAATATCCACAGCGGTATCGGAGTCTGCTACGATTCGGGGAACTGAACCAAAAGGCAGCAGAGGTAAATGAAGTGGCTTATGAATTGCTTGAGGATATTGAAACGGAATGGCTACAAAAGCATAAGCCGAGGAATAAAAATTCTTTTTCAGAAATGTATAAGCTGAGAACGGAAGCAAGGCTGATAGCAGAGGAAGTTGTATTACATGATGTGGTGAATTGTTTTCACTAG
- a CDS encoding plasmid recombination protein has protein sequence MERTISFMNGEGSLGHNTRAFIAANVDADRTKDNITLVHEDLKKVYHKLFDDSLKKYNAKQKRKDRQIKNYYDKISRSKQEKLFYEVIVQIGNRDDTGVGSAAADTAVKALQDYVELFIRRNPQLYVFGAYIHMDEETPHVHIDFVPFSTDNKRGLEIKNSLKGALASRGFESEGKGNTEWQQWSEAEKEDIAMIMQKYGVGWKKLDTHNPHLSVLDYKKQERSREVKELEQELEDIGVVIELKEEREAQLNDEIHKQQMCLKTEREEAEKTLAIVTSLKDRIMEEGVAQEKYNKALAADGQELEDIIADKKKQLADVQVALNKARAVFENANEKLAQAEEELSEVKKLRDDLIKQGEGDYYLKEEVIQLRYENQNLKKENKGLQEKLDKAYEFMKKFVIEGKSMLDKFLEWIGEKVREGRGR, from the coding sequence ATGGAAAGAACGATTAGTTTTATGAATGGGGAAGGGTCACTTGGTCATAATACAAGAGCATTTATTGCGGCAAATGTGGATGCAGACAGAACAAAAGATAATATCACTCTTGTGCATGAAGATTTGAAAAAGGTGTATCACAAATTGTTTGATGATTCTCTTAAAAAGTACAATGCCAAGCAGAAACGCAAAGACAGGCAGATTAAGAATTATTATGACAAGATTTCAAGAAGCAAGCAGGAGAAGCTTTTTTATGAAGTCATTGTGCAGATAGGGAACAGAGATGATACCGGCGTGGGCAGTGCTGCGGCTGATACTGCAGTTAAGGCATTACAAGATTATGTGGAGTTATTTATTCGCAGAAATCCACAGCTATATGTATTTGGGGCTTATATTCATATGGATGAAGAGACGCCACATGTGCATATAGATTTTGTACCGTTTTCAACAGATAACAAGAGAGGATTAGAAATAAAAAATTCCCTTAAGGGTGCGCTTGCCTCCAGAGGTTTTGAAAGTGAGGGCAAGGGTAATACCGAATGGCAGCAGTGGTCGGAGGCAGAGAAAGAAGATATTGCCATGATAATGCAGAAATACGGTGTTGGCTGGAAAAAACTGGATACACACAATCCACATTTGTCGGTTTTGGATTATAAAAAGCAGGAGCGTAGCCGGGAAGTCAAAGAATTAGAGCAGGAGCTTGAAGATATCGGTGTTGTAATTGAGTTAAAAGAAGAACGAGAAGCTCAGTTGAACGATGAGATTCATAAACAACAAATGTGTTTGAAAACAGAACGAGAGGAAGCGGAAAAGACCTTAGCGATAGTAACATCCCTGAAAGATAGAATCATGGAAGAAGGGGTTGCACAAGAAAAATATAATAAAGCTTTGGCTGCTGATGGTCAGGAATTGGAAGATATTATTGCAGATAAAAAGAAACAGTTGGCAGATGTGCAGGTAGCACTTAATAAGGCTCGTGCAGTATTTGAGAATGCAAATGAAAAACTGGCTCAGGCAGAGGAAGAATTGTCAGAGGTTAAAAAACTTAGGGATGACCTGATAAAGCAGGGTGAAGGGGATTATTATCTAAAGGAAGAGGTTATTCAGCTGAGGTATGAAAACCAAAATCTGAAAAAAGAAAACAAGGGGCTGCAGGAGAAACTGGATAAGGCGTATGAATTTATGAAAAAGTTTGTGATTGAAGGAAAGTCAATGCTTGATAAGTTTCTGGAGTGGATTGGCGAGAAGGTTAGAGAGGGGAGGGGGAGGTGA